The DNA segment CCTTGAAGATAAGCAGTAAGTACTTTTTTTCCAAACAGTACATGAACACTTACATTTTGAGCAAAACAATTACAAGTAAAGGAATAATTTAAACTTCATCTGTGTATAATAGATTGTAGCTAGTTTGCCCTACACACAATGTGTGTGGTGATTTTTGGACTGATAAAATACCAAGtatgcagaaataaaataattaaatctcTTTTATAGAGCTGGTAGATCTTCAGAGAATTGCTTCGCTAAAGATCTCCTACTTACATGCTAAACATGTTAAAATTTTATGAACAGAGTTGCTGCAGTCCATATATGCTGAATGGGGTAGGAGTCAGCTAAACAAATGCAAGTACTTTATAAGTGTACCTGAATCACTGTAGAATATATTCACAGCACTCATCTATTACTACAGTGTCAAATGTTCACACAAttaatagttaaaaaaaataaacttcaaGTTTGGCACGTCTCAATGCTTCAAAAATGTCCCTGTATTTTATCACAGCACAGTTAAGAACAATGATTCCATCACACATATTCACCTGATCGGCAGCTCTTCGAGGTACTTTATCTCCCAACTTCACACAAATTGCACCTTCCCTGTGACTGAGGCACATCAGGTGCAATATAACAGTATGGACATAAGAGGACAGTCTTCTCCCACTTGACTGAACTTCCATATTTGAAGTACACCTAGTGTACTAATTCACCTCAGCCGGCCACTGAAGCCACTTCCAGAAAACTTCTCCACAGACAGAAGGTTTCCTTATATCAACTGACAGTTTTCACAGAAGTCTCAAAGTGTAGCAAGAATCCTTGAAAATGAGATAATTAACGTCAATACTGTCTGTCCAACTCCAAATACCAGTGCTTCTAAAGGAGCCATGTTCTTCCCTGCTACTCTGTAAATACCAGCTACAGCTGCACCTAGAATCACAAGGggataaaaaaaggaaaattattaCACAAAGTTCTGCTTTGACTTTTTGTTTAAGACTATTAATACGTATTAAGACTTATCATgcttgtggccaagtttcccgtggtccaataaagtttgtttacaaccaccagtactggctgtcagcgttctgtgctgttatttagctctaaatttacccctaaaggtctgTTAAGAGCCTAGtatgcagtggaaatgttggtaatgccgCTAGCCAACACTGACCTCATGtagctcagcaaattctctcgtttggctcTGATCAGGTCCCACAGGAACTGGACTACAGAAATTCAAACTGAATTACATTACAAAGTAGGTTAAATTtaaacaaaccagaaaaaaaaatggaataccTCCATTCACATAGCAACTTGCAATGCAGTAACaatgaagaatgaaaaaaaaaagattcatggTTATAGCCtatgttccttgtaagctgtgcacttgtgtggccaatcaggagagattaaaatgaggcccagcggattagcagagcacctacagctaagctttttgtttctactggtggtgcacattcacacatgcctcaatgcacaaaaatatttattccacacaaggacagaaaaaatacaaacatggatggaaaagattagacaTAACAATGGCCACCCTCTGCTCTTCATAAGATAACTACACCCAGCTGTGCAGATTAAGCAGCCATTCTCTGGTATTTGCAAAACAGACAATACccactaataaaattattttgatatGCGAGTATCTTGATTAGCAGCTAGTGATGCAGAGTTCTAAGCCAGCCCTTGGAAAAGATGCAATAAAGGCTTGAGGATTTCAGAACTTCAGAAAACAGGGAAATCCATCATTTACAGAAAAACAAGTTTTGCTAACTTGTTATAACTTTTTTCATAAGAGAGCTGCCAACCAAACAAGAGTTACTCCTTGTTTTATAAGCAAATTAAGTGAATTGGTGCCAATAAAAAAAGATAACATTTTTAAGTTTTGATCCCAATACTACATCCCTTCAGCTTCAACTATTACAAGTTTGTTTAAAACGTATTAGCTAAGTGTGACCCACAGTAAGTGCCATCTTCATCAGTCTAAAAAATGGCAGTTCTGGAAAGGGAGGTAAACTACAATGGTATGAAATCTTTAAGACAGCCGAATCTAAATGCTTGCAATAATTATGGCTGCCAGTAATTTCCTGAATGGGGTTGCAGATTTCTATCAAGTATACGAACAAAGCATGCACACTTTTTGCAACTTTATTATATTGCCTTTACTGGACAGCAAAGTTTGAACTAGTGCCATCCTGAAACATGCCATTGTTGCATGGGACAGGGAGTATGTTGGGGAAAAAGAATGTTTGAGAAGCAGAGATGTcaaatgattatttttttaatcagttttaatgTCACCactaaacaaaaaaattaaatttataacaaacattttggatgtttttctgcattttcaaatatgcAAGATACAAAGCGTACAGAGCTTTATATTGTTATTTTATTACAactatttgtattttaaaaaagataaacaaaagaaaatacaattTACAAGTTGAAGCATAATGGGGCACCTGAATGTTCAGCATGTCTGGCATGAAAGTAACTTGCAAAAATGGCTACAATAGTGCCATGTGAATGTCTGTTcttactttcaggtgacactgtaaataagaaaGTAGCAATATCTacagtaaatgtaaacaaatctgTTGTGGTCATTGACTAAACAAGTAGTACTGATGCAACCTATAGACTCTCAAGTTTCTCTGCACTACTGGAATATTTATTTTATCTTCGTCAAAGTGCAattatttgaaagaaaaataataaaaagtgagCCATATATATTTAGTATTGTGCTGTAattgaaaaaacaaatatttaaaatgtaaaaaaacaaTCCAATATATTTGTCACACATTTAAATGGTTATTATTGCCTATCAGTGCAAGTAAACTTGGATTAATTGCAAGTAATTTGAATAGAGTTAATCTGTTTTGATTAATCACTTGAATTAGCAGTGATTGACAGCCCGATTTAACAGGCTTATACTTTTCAATAGTGACTATGAAGAACAGAACTATGTTGTCAAGGCTGTGGAATGCAACAAAGCGAGAAACATCACTCATTCTCTCAGCTGATATCCTGACCAATCTTTGGACGgtttaatggggaaaaaaaaggaataagGATGATGTTTTGCTTATGGCTGAGATAAGGAATCTATTAACTTAATTCTGGGTTCCTGCACTTTAACAGGAACCTTTGACTTTAGTTTATCCAATTTGTTACGAGATCTAGATCTAACTTATCCATCCTGCTGACGATACTGAAAACTTAGTTGAGATTAGTTCCTTATCTACTCTGTTCTACAAATTCACTTTAGTGTTGGAAATTGCTTATATGGGCATTGTTTTAATGAATGAAAACCAAACTTCTGCCCATTTACTGCCCCCCGGGGATGGGGGCTTTAATCCAACTGTTAGCCTTACGTGCATGACAATGTTACACTGAAATCAGTTTAGAAACTGATTTTGTTAATTTAGTTCCATATTCTTGCAGAGACTCTTATTTTGTTTGAAGAGTACCTTTTTGTTTTGCATACATTGGAAAGTAACTTGAGGTAAGCTAAATGAAAAATGCAGTCAAAATAAGTTCACAAAAGAGGGTTATCTACGTAACTAATTCACTTCTGAATTGCTTAACTGAGGCCATTCTCACATGGACAAAGACTCAGTTCCTTATTTGGGTCCATGGACTGAGTGATGAGTGAGTGGAGATGTTTTTTCTTTGGAAAAGAGGATTTCCTTTGTTGTCAGAGAGGCACTTGTCTACTTAGTCTGCATCAGTCTGTTCAGAAGTCTAACTGCTTCATGTCAGAGCATAGACTGCTTCAAAGTGGGAATCCAAGACACTGAGGTTATTGATGGCCTTAAGCATCAAGGAAGTAGGATGAGTAGCAGCCTCACTGTGGCAAGCCAAATGGAGAGgaatttcttcccaaaaccagaaaTACTCAACACAGGACCCCAGGAGACTGCAAAGCTGTTGCTTCCAGTTTCAGTAAAGAATGGAATGAGATTCTTACCTACAGAGATCTCCCCATGGTTTCTAAATATGAAGAAACAGATGTGAGGAGTCCTCCTCTGACAATTCTGTACTGCTTTTATCTTTACTATGTAGAAGTGTTCTCACAGGAAAACTACATGACTAAGCTAACGAATTTGTATGAACAGTTACCAGATACATTAAGAAataatgctcttttgaaaacaaaatgtaaaactaTATGTAAAAATACCAAAATTGACTTACTGGTTATCATTGCTCCAGTTACAGAACCCAGAAATCCAATGCTGACCACAATGACAGAGATTAATCTCCCCTGCCTATGCCTCTGCAGCATCACAAACATTAACACTCCCACAGCACCATGGACAAAGAGAGACGAGAAGAGAGCCCACAGGAAAACCCAGTACCACATCTCTGAAAAGAAAGCAATCATAAAAGTTAATATTTCTGATGTGCTAATTATGCAGCAAAATGTTTAGAAATATGGCATATTtttaagaaacatttttatttcaatctCCAGAAGAAATACTGAAGATAGTGGTACCCACTCAAATGGCACTATACTAATTTAGCAGACCATCTTAAAGAAATAGCCACAATATATCCATTCCATGTAAAAACTGGGTCTACCTTCATGAGAAGAGAATATCTGAAGCAACCTGTTTCCTTTAAGCACTTTCTGAAAACAAATTTCATTACATTTTCATACTAACATACAGTATCTACAGTAAAACTATTCAACTGTTGCATGAAAAACAGCTTATTAAAATAATTAACATTAATAAAGAATCTTAAAAATGTAGGATTAGTGATGTAAGTAGGGAAAATAAGATGAAAGCTAACATCCTAGTTACCCATAAACTTAAATGGAAAGCTCTCATGAACAAATTAGCCCAAATGAGCTAAATTTTAACCACTTAAATAAAAAAGCTCATGTCTATAAAAGGACCAACATACAAATGACTTTTGTATTTCTAATTGCTTGTATGCAGCTAGTTGATAACATCAGTCTAGTAATTTCTACTGTTTCTTCAAAATATGCCTAAACTATGT comes from the Carettochelys insculpta isolate YL-2023 chromosome 2, ASM3395843v1, whole genome shotgun sequence genome and includes:
- the TMEM170B gene encoding transmembrane protein 170B, translated to MKAEAGDNSMINLSVQQVLSLWAHGTVLRSLTEMWYWVFLWALFSSLFVHGAVGVLMFVMLQRHRQGRLISVIVVSIGFLGSVTGAMITSAAVAGIYRVAGKNMAPLEALVFGVGQTVLTLIISFSRILATL